In the Hordeum vulgare subsp. vulgare chromosome 7H, MorexV3_pseudomolecules_assembly, whole genome shotgun sequence genome, one interval contains:
- the LOC123413159 gene encoding B3 domain-containing protein Os06g0107800-like: protein MALTAGGGESRGAEQDGGGGGVELSRSSGNGGNGEERRMRREHMFDKVVTPSDVGKLNRLVVPKHFAERHILPRLLGGAARAACPGAVLRFEDGRGGGRAWAFRFSYWSSSQSYVMTKGWSAFVRDRRLAAGDTVSFCRTGARLFIDCRRRGTGIGASAPPTRLLAPAVMPQVVTLMPQRSTSSGETAPHVRCFRLFGVDLELIGAEPLSLDLQLALMRR, encoded by the coding sequence ATGGCGCTGACGGCTGGTGGTGGGGAGAGCAGGGGAGCAGAGCAagatgggggaggaggaggagtcgagCTGTCGCGCAGCAGCGGCAATGGCGGCAATGGCGAGGAGAGGAGGATGAGGCGGGAGCACATGTTCGACAAGGTGGTGACGCCGAGCGACGTGGGGAAGCTGAACCGGCTGGTGGTGCCCAAGCACTTCGCGGAGCGGCACATCCTCCCGCGGCTGCTCGGCGGCGCGGCCAGGGCGGCCTGCCCCGGCGCCGTGCTGCGGTTCGAGGACGGCCGCGGCGGCGGCAGGGCGTGGGCGTTCCGCTTCTCCTACTGGAGCAGCAGCCAGAGCTATGTCATGACCAAAGGGTGGAGTGCCTTCGTCCGTGACCGCCGACTCGCCGCCGGCGACACCGTCTCCTTCTGCCGCACCGGCGCACGCCTCTTCATCGACTGCCGGCGGCGTGGCACCGGAATAGGTGCATCGGCGCCGCCAACACGCCTCCTCGCGCCAGCAGTGATGCCGCAAGTTGTCACGCTTATGCCGCAGCGGTCGACGTCCTCGGGCGAGACGGCGCCGCACGTCCGGTGCTTCCGGCTGTTCGGCGTGGACCTCGAGCTCATCGGCGCCGAGCCGCTGTCGCTGGATTTGCAGCTAGCTTTGATGAGAAGATGA